One Melospiza georgiana isolate bMelGeo1 chromosome 12, bMelGeo1.pri, whole genome shotgun sequence genomic window carries:
- the GPC4 gene encoding glypican-4, protein MPRRGCCLPPLLCALAALSLPLLLAAEPRAKSCSEVRRLYAAKGFSQSEAPSHEISGDHLKVCSQGYTCCSQEMEEKYSQQSKHDFRNAVVELSNHLQNMFSSRYKKFDEFFKELLENAEKSLNDMFVRTYGRLYMQNSELFKDLFVELKRYYVGGNVNLEEMLNEFWARLLERMFRLVNPQYHFTDEYLECVSKYTEQLKPFGDVPRKLKLQVTRAFVAARTFAQGLAVARDVVSKVSVVNPTPQGTRALLKMMYCPHCRGLVSVKPCYNYCFNVMRGCLANQGDLDAEWNIFMDSMLLVAERLEGPFNIESVMDPIDVKISDAIMNMQENSMQVSQKVFQGCGQPKTLAQGRTARSVSEGGFTARFRPYNPEERPTTAAGTSLDRLVTDVKEKLKQAKKFWSSLPGNICDDEKMSVGTVNENECWNGSAKSRYDFAVTGNGLASQVNNPEVEVDITKPDMVIRRQIMALRVMTNKLKNAYSGNDVDFIDISEESSGEESGSGCELQQCSPEFEFNATEVTGSSNKSDKTVNTSAAATRSGLSQAALLLSLLFLAMQRQWR, encoded by the exons gTGACCACTTGAAAGTCTGCTCTCAAGGCTACACATGCTGCTCCCAAGAAATGGAGGAGAAGTACAGTCAGCAGAGTAAACACGACTTCAGAAACGCCGTCGTAGAGCTTAGCAATCACCTACAAAACATGTTTAGTTCCCGGTACAAGAAGTTTGATG AGTTCTTcaaagagctgctggagaacGCAGAGAAGTCCCTGAACGACATGTTTGTGCGGACGTACGGCCGGCTGTACATGCAGAACTCGGAGCTCTTCAAGGACCTCTTCGTGGAGCTCAAGCGCTACTACGTGGGCGGCAACGTCAACCTGGAGGAGATGCTCAACGAGTTCTGGGCGCGCCTGCTGGAGCGCATGTTCCGCCTGGTGAACCCCCAGTACCACTTCACGGACGAGTACCTGGAGTGCGTCAGCAAGTACACGGAGCAGCTGAAGCCCTTCGGGGACGTGCCCAGGAAGCTGAAGCTGCAGGTGACGCGCGCCTTCGTGGCCGCCCGCACCTTTGCCCAGGGCCTGGCCGTCGCCAGGGACGTCGTCAGCAAAGTGTCCGtg GTGAACCCCACGCCGCAGGGAACGCGGGCGCTGCTGAAAATGATGTACTGCCCACACTGCCGGGGCCTGGTGTCAGTGAAGCCCTGCTACAACTACTGCTTCAATGTCATGAGAGGCTGCTTGGCCAACCAAGGGGACTTGGATGCCGAGTGGAATATCTTTATGG ATTCGATGCTGCTGGTAGCAGAGAGGCTGGAGGGCCCTTTCAACATTGAGTCTGTCATGGACCCCATTGATGTGAAAATTTCAGATGCGATCATGAACATGCAGGAGAACAGCATGCAGGTGTCTCAGAAG GTTTTCCAGGGATGTGGCCAGCCAAAGACACTTGCCCAAGGCCGGACTGCTCGCTCTGTCTCTGAAGGTGGTTTCACTGCTCGTTTCCGACCCTACAACCCCGAGGAGCGACCCACAACCGCTGCTGGCACGAGCCTGGACCGACTG gTTACTGATGTGAAAGAGAAGCTGAAACAAGCCAAAAAATTTTGGTCATCTCTCCCTGGCAACATTTGCGAtgatgaaaagatgtctgtagGCACTGTCAATGAGAATGAATGCTGGAATGGAAGCGCCAAGAGCAG gtACGACTTTGCAGTGACTGGAAATGGTTTAGCAAGTCAGGTGAATAACCCCGAGGTTGAGGTGGACATTACCAAGCCAGACATGGTGATTCGCCGGCAGATCATGGCGCTGCGGGTGATGACCAACAAGCTGAAGAATGCCTACAGCGGCAACGACGTCGACTTCATTGACATAA GCGAGGAGAGCAGCGGCGAGGAGAGCGGCAGCGGCTGCGAGCTCCAGCAGTGCTCCCCCGAGTTCGAGTTCAACGCCACCGAGGTCACCGGCAGCTCCAACAAGAGCGACAAGACCGTGaacacttctgctgctgccaccagaaGTGGTCTATCACAAGCAGCCTTGCTCCTTAGCCTTTTGTTCTTGGCCATGCAAAGACAATGGAGATAA